From Pseudarthrobacter equi, a single genomic window includes:
- a CDS encoding DUF4397 domain-containing protein — protein sequence MRKISYAAGALSLAASLAFAAPAQAGGWHHDDDPARLSVLHGVPGLTVDVWVNGALTLDDFKPGTLAGPLELAAGDYQIAITAADATSADNPVIGPVDVELEQGGNYTAVAHLDADGAPTATLFTNDTKAPRNDSKGKLTVRHVAAAPAVDVLAGGKAVIEGLSNPDEATLKLKAGTYSASVAAAGTTDPVIGPADVTVEGGKNTIVYAWGSLADGTLGVAVQVVDGTNRWHGHH from the coding sequence ATGCGCAAAATCAGCTACGCCGCCGGAGCACTTTCACTCGCCGCTTCGTTGGCCTTCGCCGCCCCCGCCCAGGCCGGCGGATGGCACCATGATGACGACCCCGCGCGGCTGTCCGTACTTCATGGCGTTCCCGGCCTGACCGTGGATGTGTGGGTCAACGGCGCCCTCACGCTGGACGACTTCAAGCCCGGCACCCTGGCAGGACCGCTGGAACTGGCGGCCGGCGACTACCAGATCGCCATCACGGCCGCCGACGCCACCAGCGCCGACAACCCGGTCATCGGACCCGTGGACGTGGAGCTCGAACAAGGCGGAAACTACACCGCCGTGGCCCACCTCGATGCCGATGGCGCCCCCACCGCTACGCTCTTCACCAACGACACCAAGGCTCCCCGCAACGACAGCAAAGGCAAGCTGACGGTCCGGCACGTAGCGGCAGCTCCCGCCGTCGACGTCCTGGCCGGTGGGAAAGCGGTCATCGAAGGGCTGAGCAACCCGGACGAGGCCACGCTGAAGCTGAAGGCCGGCACCTACTCGGCGTCGGTGGCTGCAGCCGGCACCACCGATCCCGTGATCGGCCCGGCGGACGTCACCGTTGAGGGCGGGAAGAACACCATCGTTTACGCGTGGGGAAGTCTGGCTGACGGCACCCTGGGCGTGGCAGTGCAGGTGGTTGACGGCACGAACAGGTGGCACGGCCACCACTGA
- a CDS encoding S1 family peptidase — protein sequence MTPPSVRRYLSLGAVAGILASSAYVAAPAWAADGQAASTASPDAPPVGTPAGGTPGAGTPAAGTQVSGLSEVPLDAAVQRDLGLTREQFTAAGELGAQAAAAAAQLRDVPGYAGIRLADGHVVVTGSGPEFLAKVAALAGTLPDLTVEAPQARRTDGGAAPSGGGAANGSQLAVSTEQLFQAYVRDVGPEGLQAVMAADGKFVIRTGALNAPESAGQAGGVAADATTAAGTTAAGTTTAGTTAAGASGKVSPADFVARYANVELDGGAPLKPEAEVPGGVGYIADTGWICSTGFSAFDPAGLPAVLSAGHCASDGQAVTATLEFQFVRKDPLGEFGFSQFGGPGNSRIIENPADPENPGNVGTDISVIHNIPEGLDPLPAASTWGDPSQPGPDVKIIGTADPVLGMPICRSGRTSDWSCGTVDAVGIYVVPGPDFAADPTDLRAFRGFLSYGVQSSGGDSGGPYVSGNYAVGMHAAGDAPPAPGEPVPANFAVGATISESLAVLPGYQLELFLNKPAVSSPLPGGSYEPGQAISGNVPAAPASAVAAGSTVKVTVEGEDPVEVPVDAAGNWSFTAPDGNGPLRFTAETVNGFSTSGAVEFEFAKAAAEPPAPGLPAPGNPVPGVPAPEPPAPEQPQPVPADPAPVPAVPADPAPPVPAPAAPQPPADAGLVVVPLDAGTSPADLANTGASGLVPAALAAAAALAVGIILTILVRRRGRRSAK from the coding sequence ATGACCCCGCCGTCAGTGCGCAGGTACCTCTCGCTGGGTGCCGTTGCAGGCATCCTGGCGTCGTCGGCCTACGTGGCTGCACCGGCCTGGGCAGCCGACGGTCAGGCCGCATCCACGGCGTCCCCCGATGCGCCACCAGTCGGAACGCCTGCCGGCGGAACACCTGGGGCCGGAACACCTGCCGCCGGGACACAGGTCTCCGGGCTGTCGGAGGTCCCGCTGGACGCCGCCGTCCAGCGGGACCTCGGACTCACCCGGGAGCAGTTCACCGCGGCCGGTGAGCTTGGCGCCCAGGCAGCAGCCGCGGCCGCCCAGTTGCGCGACGTCCCCGGTTACGCCGGGATCCGGCTGGCCGACGGCCACGTGGTGGTCACCGGATCCGGCCCGGAGTTCCTCGCCAAAGTGGCAGCGCTCGCCGGGACCCTTCCGGACCTCACCGTGGAGGCCCCGCAGGCCCGGCGTACCGACGGCGGCGCAGCACCCTCCGGCGGGGGAGCAGCAAATGGCTCACAGTTGGCGGTCAGCACCGAGCAGCTCTTCCAGGCATACGTGCGCGATGTCGGCCCCGAAGGCCTGCAGGCAGTCATGGCCGCGGACGGGAAGTTCGTCATCCGCACCGGGGCGCTGAACGCACCCGAGTCCGCCGGACAGGCCGGTGGGGTGGCGGCTGACGCAACAACCGCAGCCGGAACCACTGCAGCCGGGACCACCACAGCAGGAACGACGGCGGCGGGAGCCTCCGGCAAGGTCTCGCCGGCCGACTTCGTGGCCCGGTACGCCAACGTGGAGCTCGACGGCGGCGCACCCCTCAAGCCCGAGGCCGAAGTTCCCGGCGGAGTGGGCTACATCGCCGATACCGGCTGGATCTGCTCCACCGGGTTCTCCGCCTTCGACCCCGCGGGACTGCCTGCCGTCCTCAGCGCAGGTCACTGTGCCTCGGACGGGCAGGCGGTAACGGCAACCCTGGAGTTCCAGTTCGTCCGGAAGGACCCGCTGGGCGAGTTCGGGTTCAGCCAGTTTGGCGGCCCCGGCAACTCCCGCATCATCGAGAACCCTGCGGACCCCGAGAACCCCGGAAACGTGGGCACGGACATTTCGGTGATCCACAACATTCCGGAGGGACTGGATCCGCTGCCTGCCGCCAGCACCTGGGGTGATCCTTCACAGCCCGGCCCGGATGTGAAGATCATCGGCACTGCCGATCCGGTACTGGGAATGCCCATCTGCCGCTCGGGCCGGACCTCAGACTGGTCCTGCGGAACAGTGGACGCCGTGGGAATCTACGTGGTGCCCGGCCCTGACTTCGCCGCAGATCCCACCGATCTCCGCGCCTTCCGCGGATTCCTCTCCTATGGCGTTCAGTCCAGCGGGGGCGACTCCGGAGGCCCCTACGTCAGCGGCAACTACGCGGTGGGAATGCACGCCGCCGGTGACGCGCCGCCCGCGCCAGGCGAGCCGGTACCCGCAAACTTCGCCGTCGGCGCCACAATCTCGGAAAGCCTGGCCGTCCTTCCCGGCTACCAGCTGGAACTGTTCCTCAACAAGCCGGCTGTCAGCTCGCCCCTCCCCGGCGGAAGCTATGAACCGGGGCAGGCCATCAGCGGCAACGTCCCGGCAGCCCCCGCTTCCGCCGTCGCCGCAGGCTCCACGGTCAAGGTCACGGTGGAGGGCGAGGACCCGGTGGAGGTCCCTGTCGACGCCGCGGGCAACTGGAGCTTCACCGCACCGGACGGCAACGGACCCCTCCGCTTTACGGCCGAGACGGTCAACGGCTTCAGCACCTCGGGCGCCGTCGAGTTTGAGTTTGCCAAGGCAGCAGCGGAGCCGCCTGCGCCGGGGCTGCCTGCCCCCGGCAATCCGGTTCCCGGCGTTCCTGCCCCGGAACCGCCCGCACCGGAACAGCCCCAGCCCGTCCCCGCGGACCCGGCACCCGTTCCAGCCGTCCCCGCTGACCCGGCCCCGCCTGTGCCCGCCCCCGCTGCACCGCAACCGCCTGCGGACGCAGGTCTCGTCGTCGTACCTCTTGATGCCGGTACGTCCCCCGCGGACCTGGCGAACACCGGAGCGTCGGGGCTGGTTCCCGCAGCCCTCGCAGCGGCCGCGGCGCTCGCCGTCGGAATCATCCTGACAATCCTGGTGCGGCGCAGGGGCCGGCGCTCGGCTAAATGA
- a CDS encoding PaaI family thioesterase: MSDAAPHHSPTEYELWKITLGELDEKMGVKILEESVERVVATMPVEGNRQSFGLLHGGASLAVGEAVGSWAAVIHASTLGKTAVGIDVSATHHRSAREGQITITATPIHLGGTLTTHEVLITNEAGQRLCTLRITNLLRKHKH, from the coding sequence ATGAGCGACGCCGCCCCGCACCACTCCCCCACAGAGTACGAACTGTGGAAGATCACCCTCGGTGAACTCGACGAGAAGATGGGCGTGAAGATCCTGGAGGAGTCCGTTGAGCGGGTGGTCGCCACCATGCCTGTGGAGGGAAACCGGCAGTCCTTCGGCCTGCTGCATGGCGGTGCTTCGCTGGCAGTGGGTGAGGCGGTGGGCTCCTGGGCGGCGGTTATCCACGCGAGCACCCTGGGCAAGACGGCGGTGGGCATCGATGTCTCCGCAACTCACCACCGCTCCGCCCGGGAAGGCCAGATCACCATCACGGCCACGCCCATCCACCTGGGCGGTACGCTGACCACCCACGAAGTGCTTATCACCAACGAGGCCGGCCAGCGGCTCTGCACCCTCCGCATCACCAACCTGCTGCGGAAGCACAAACACTAG